In a single window of the Ruminococcus albus 7 = DSM 20455 genome:
- the ilvB gene encoding biosynthetic-type acetolactate synthase large subunit: MQLNGSDVIVECLVEQGVDTIFGYPGGAVLNIYDALYKNSDRIRHIITAHEQAACHAADGYSRTTGKTGVVLATSGPGATNLVTGIATAYMDSVPMVAITGNVTRNLLGLDSFQEVDICGITMPVTKHNFIVKDPEKLPDTIREAFRIANEGRKGPVLIDIPKDITAAMIEYEKKEPLKSEYKDPDTFEAEIAEAAELIKKCERPFIYAGGGVVAADAVDEMKEFVRKCNAPVALSLMGQCAYDNTSENYIGMLGMHGTKAAAKAVSGCDLMIVLGSRFSDRVLCNPNTFAKNAHIIHIEIDPAEIGKNIEVYHHVTGDVKKAIARLNELLPDMTHPDWFEEVMGWKKKYALRMVPIESEDEVLPDQVISTLDRLTDGKAIISTEVGQHQMWAAQYYDFKCARSFASSGGLGTMGYGLGAAIGCKIGNPDRTVVNIAGDGSFFMNCNELSSLAKHKLPLIELVFENDVLGMVRQWQRLFYGKRFSQTNIERGTDFMKLADAFGIEGVRITKKDEIEPQLKKALEYAAAGRPVLVDVVINKDINVLPMVPAGADVSQPIMEIDLES, encoded by the coding sequence ATGCAGCTTAACGGTTCTGACGTTATCGTTGAATGCCTTGTAGAACAGGGTGTTGACACTATTTTCGGTTACCCGGGCGGTGCAGTGCTGAATATCTATGATGCACTTTATAAAAATTCCGACAGGATAAGACATATCATTACAGCTCACGAGCAGGCAGCCTGCCATGCAGCGGACGGTTATTCACGTACCACAGGTAAAACAGGCGTTGTTCTGGCTACCTCAGGCCCCGGTGCCACAAACCTTGTTACAGGTATCGCTACCGCTTATATGGACTCTGTTCCCATGGTAGCAATAACAGGTAATGTAACAAGAAATCTGCTGGGTCTTGACTCTTTCCAGGAAGTGGATATATGCGGCATAACTATGCCTGTTACCAAGCATAACTTCATCGTCAAGGATCCCGAAAAGCTGCCTGACACTATCAGAGAAGCTTTCCGAATTGCCAATGAGGGCAGAAAGGGTCCTGTGCTTATAGATATCCCCAAGGATATAACTGCAGCGATGATTGAATATGAGAAGAAAGAACCTCTGAAGTCCGAGTATAAGGATCCCGATACTTTTGAGGCTGAGATAGCTGAGGCTGCTGAGCTTATCAAGAAGTGTGAAAGACCTTTCATATATGCAGGCGGCGGTGTGGTAGCTGCTGATGCAGTTGATGAGATGAAGGAGTTCGTCCGCAAGTGCAACGCACCCGTAGCTCTGTCGCTGATGGGTCAGTGCGCTTATGATAATACCTCGGAGAATTATATCGGTATGCTGGGTATGCACGGCACAAAGGCTGCAGCAAAGGCTGTCAGCGGCTGTGACCTTATGATAGTGCTGGGCTCACGTTTCTCTGACAGAGTTCTCTGCAACCCAAATACATTCGCTAAGAATGCACATATAATCCATATAGAGATAGACCCTGCCGAGATAGGCAAGAACATCGAAGTGTACCACCATGTAACAGGAGATGTTAAAAAGGCGATCGCAAGGCTGAATGAACTTCTGCCCGATATGACCCACCCCGATTGGTTCGAGGAAGTTATGGGCTGGAAGAAGAAGTACGCACTGCGTATGGTACCTATCGAGAGTGAGGATGAAGTACTTCCTGACCAGGTTATAAGTACTCTGGACAGACTGACTGACGGCAAGGCTATAATCTCTACCGAAGTTGGTCAGCATCAGATGTGGGCTGCACAGTACTACGATTTCAAGTGCGCAAGAAGCTTTGCTTCCAGCGGCGGACTTGGCACTATGGGCTACGGACTTGGCGCAGCTATCGGCTGTAAGATAGGCAACCCTGACAGAACAGTAGTCAATATCGCAGGTGACGGCAGTTTCTTTATGAACTGCAACGAGCTTTCAAGTCTTGCAAAGCATAAGCTGCCCCTTATCGAGCTTGTGTTCGAGAATGACGTTCTCGGCATGGTTCGCCAGTGGCAGAGACTTTTCTACGGCAAACGTTTCAGCCAGACGAATATCGAGCGCGGAACAGATTTCATGAAGCTTGCAGATGCTTTTGGTATTGAGGGCGTTCGCATAACCAAAAAGGATGAGATCGAACCTCAGCTGAAAAAGGCTCTTGAATACGCAGCAGCAGGCAGACCTGTACTGGTAGATGTTGTCATCAACAAGGATATCAACGTACTGCCAATGGTACCTGCAGGTGCAGATGTAAGCCAGCCTATCATGGAGATCGACCTGGAAAGCTAA
- a CDS encoding ABC transporter substrate-binding protein, with protein sequence MKRIISTVLCVSVLLCMTGCEKKKESAVAFDPAPPFSALTEIKEGRKDVYLIIKDLESSYWRIVVEGAKAGSVDFDCNLYYSGCNNESDWESQSRLMDEAVTAGADAILLSPNDSVKLSEKIDEVYSKGVRIVLVDTAANTEHYDVCYMTDNLMAGQLASEEMMRQLRSKGYSDDEKLEIGVQVITTTSQTINERLAGFLQYWARYAPDNWTIISDIKYNDGDIEKGYECAEELLRDYPAMKGVFGTNNSSAFTLASVLKKHNRKDIALVGFDYSAEIAELIEDGDYAVSTVLQRQYEMAYEGIKTALELTEGKEIEQKFVDTGIVVVNAENYNDPDVLEALDHNRG encoded by the coding sequence TTGAAAAGGATCATATCCACAGTACTGTGTGTATCGGTTCTGTTATGTATGACAGGTTGTGAAAAGAAAAAAGAATCTGCCGTTGCTTTTGATCCTGCTCCGCCATTCTCGGCACTTACTGAGATCAAGGAAGGCAGAAAGGACGTATATCTCATAATCAAGGATCTTGAAAGCAGCTATTGGCGTATAGTGGTAGAAGGTGCAAAGGCAGGCAGTGTCGATTTCGACTGCAACCTGTATTACAGCGGCTGTAATAATGAGAGCGACTGGGAATCCCAGAGCAGACTTATGGATGAAGCAGTTACCGCAGGTGCTGATGCTATACTCCTATCACCTAATGATTCCGTAAAGCTTTCGGAAAAGATAGATGAAGTGTACTCAAAGGGCGTAAGGATAGTACTTGTTGATACAGCAGCCAATACCGAGCACTATGATGTGTGCTATATGACTGATAACCTGATGGCAGGTCAGCTTGCTTCGGAAGAGATGATGAGGCAGCTTCGCAGCAAGGGATATTCCGATGATGAGAAGCTGGAAATAGGTGTGCAGGTAATAACCACCACATCCCAGACCATCAATGAACGTCTTGCAGGATTCCTTCAGTACTGGGCAAGATATGCCCCTGATAACTGGACGATCATATCCGATATAAAGTATAATGACGGTGATATCGAAAAAGGCTATGAATGTGCGGAAGAACTTCTCAGGGATTACCCTGCTATGAAAGGTGTTTTCGGGACCAATAACAGCTCTGCCTTTACGCTTGCATCCGTACTTAAAAAACATAACAGGAAGGATATCGCCCTGGTGGGATTTGACTATTCCGCTGAGATAGCCGAGCTTATAGAAGACGGTGATTATGCTGTATCTACTGTACTGCAGAGACAGTATGAAATGGCTTATGAGGGTATTAAGACAGCCCTTGAACTTACAGAAGGCAAAGAGATCGAACAGAAATTTGTCGATACTGGTATAGTTGTTGTAAACGCAGAAAACTACAATGATCCTGATGTTCTGGAAGCACTGGATCATAACCGAGGATAA
- a CDS encoding sensor histidine kinase — protein MKRSSKKRRGFRRGVSDIAKGKRSMQTYVWIYFVLFAILILVVLWLGQYVFLYNYYKSAKVNNISHEANRIIQAYGTEEQGHVNRTVAYENSMCIVITDADGNPLTSENNLGSYSKLYDDIEHNYSMYIYELKSDLEKQDDNCYTVTFDNDDLHVKEMIYCAKVYTDDSPVQAYLFIESTIEPIDSTVKIIREQLVFISIILFELAIIVGTLAAMRLSRPIVSITKTAKQFGEGDFDVKFRGKGYKETEKLAEVLNDAKNEIRKVSDLRKDLIANISHDLRTPLTMVKAYAEMIRDLSGDNPVKRAEHVQVIIDEADRLSNLVNNLLELSKLESGNMELNRRKFSIVDKINDYMTRYQLVIEQNGYDMKYEPDEDRQVDADPDKLDQVIYNFINNAINYTGDNKVIRIKQINTEKSVRIEVSDNGKGIAKELLPKVFDRYYRDAKIKRDVVGTGLGLAICKEILKCHDFPFGVRSEEGKGSTFWFEIPL, from the coding sequence TTGAAAAGATCCAGTAAGAAGCGCAGAGGCTTCCGCAGGGGAGTGTCTGATATCGCAAAGGGCAAGCGCAGTATGCAGACCTATGTCTGGATATATTTTGTGCTTTTTGCTATACTCATACTTGTGGTTTTATGGCTGGGACAGTACGTATTTTTGTACAATTACTATAAATCTGCTAAGGTGAACAATATAAGCCACGAGGCAAACCGTATCATACAGGCATACGGTACTGAGGAGCAGGGTCACGTTAACAGGACGGTCGCATACGAAAACAGTATGTGTATAGTCATAACCGATGCAGACGGAAATCCCCTGACCTCGGAGAACAATCTGGGATCCTATTCAAAGCTTTACGACGATATCGAGCATAACTATTCGATGTATATCTATGAGCTTAAAAGCGATCTTGAAAAGCAGGATGATAACTGCTATACTGTCACCTTTGACAATGATGATCTCCATGTTAAGGAGATGATATACTGCGCAAAGGTCTATACTGACGATTCACCTGTGCAGGCATACCTGTTCATCGAATCAACTATCGAACCTATAGATTCAACAGTCAAGATCATCAGGGAACAGCTTGTGTTCATTTCCATAATACTGTTCGAGCTTGCGATAATCGTGGGTACCCTTGCGGCTATGAGGCTGTCGCGCCCCATAGTCAGCATAACCAAAACTGCAAAACAGTTCGGTGAGGGTGACTTCGATGTTAAATTCAGGGGCAAGGGCTACAAGGAAACCGAAAAACTTGCAGAGGTACTTAACGATGCCAAAAATGAGATACGCAAGGTAAGTGACCTCAGAAAAGACCTTATAGCAAATATCTCCCATGATCTGCGCACACCCCTTACAATGGTTAAAGCCTATGCCGAGATGATACGTGATCTTTCAGGCGATAACCCTGTAAAAAGGGCTGAACACGTTCAGGTCATAATAGACGAGGCGGACAGACTGTCGAACCTTGTTAACAATCTGCTGGAACTCTCAAAGCTGGAAAGCGGCAATATGGAGCTCAACAGACGCAAGTTCTCTATTGTCGATAAGATCAATGACTACATGACAAGATATCAGCTGGTCATCGAACAGAACGGCTATGATATGAAGTATGAACCCGATGAGGACAGGCAGGTGGATGCTGATCCCGATAAGCTTGATCAGGTGATATATAACTTCATAAACAATGCCATAAACTATACGGGCGATAACAAGGTCATCCGCATCAAACAGATAAATACCGAGAAGTCGGTTCGCATTGAAGTATCCGATAACGGCAAGGGTATCGCCAAGGAACTTCTTCCTAAGGTGTTCGACAGATACTACCGTGATGCCAAGATAAAAAGGGATGTTGTCGGTACAGGACTCGGTCTTGCTATATGCAAGGAGATACTGAAGTGTCACGATTTTCCATTCGGCGTTCGTTCAGAAGAAGGCAAAGGCTCCACCTTCTGGTTCGAGATACCGCTATGA
- a CDS encoding potassium channel family protein, with protein MARSFLIVGLGRFGKHMAKSLTAMGNEVLAIDINEDRVNAALKYVTDARIGDATDAQFLKELGINNFDVCICAIGDNFQASLETTCLMHELGASYVFARANRDIHKKFLLRNGADEVIYAEKETAERFAVRFGSEGVFDYFNLNDKYAIYEISVPDSWIGKNLLESNVRQKYHINVLAVKQDNDFKMATIDHRFTEDERLLVMGTMENIRKMRK; from the coding sequence ATGGCAAGATCGTTTCTGATAGTTGGTCTGGGTCGTTTCGGAAAGCACATGGCTAAATCACTTACAGCCATGGGTAATGAGGTACTGGCAATAGACATCAACGAGGACAGAGTTAACGCTGCGCTGAAATACGTTACGGATGCACGTATAGGCGATGCTACCGATGCGCAGTTTTTAAAGGAGCTGGGTATAAACAATTTCGATGTATGTATATGTGCCATAGGTGATAATTTTCAGGCTTCGCTTGAAACCACCTGCCTTATGCACGAACTCGGTGCCAGCTATGTTTTTGCAAGAGCAAACAGGGATATACACAAAAAATTCCTGCTTCGCAACGGCGCTGATGAAGTAATATACGCAGAGAAAGAAACTGCTGAGAGATTCGCGGTGCGTTTCGGCTCGGAGGGTGTATTTGACTATTTCAACCTGAATGATAAGTACGCGATCTACGAGATAAGCGTTCCCGACAGTTGGATAGGCAAGAACCTGCTTGAAAGCAACGTTCGTCAGAAGTACCATATCAACGTGCTTGCGGTAAAGCAGGACAACGATTTCAAGATGGCGACTATTGACCACCGCTTTACAGAAGACGAAAGACTTCTCGTTATGGGTACTATGGAGAACATACGCAAGATGAGAAAGTAA
- a CDS encoding TrkH family potassium uptake protein, whose amino-acid sequence MKIFRKNENDDTPFPHLFGHSILRKLSFSQFLMFGYSLVILIGAALLCLPVSSTERVYTPLHHCIFTTTSALSGTGLTLHDTYTYWSLFGQIVILIIIQIGGVGFMSIGLFALSFMGKKIGLKQRATMRESIGSVSSGGVVKMSRFILKGTVLFESLGTAALCFWFVPRLGWAKGIYFSLFHSISAFCTAGLDLMGYFEPGSSLVTANDSVLLNLPIIILLVVGGIGFFTWSDIVDHKHHIKKYSAQTKIILVVTIVFYVFGMLDMALLEWKNSGTMGELGTGGKIIASSMLVTSGRDAGFASVTVANLRQTSIMLLICFMFVGGSPGSTACGIKVTTFAVMMMTISTVFRKKKSVEFFGRRVDDTTVRNACCITTLYLVLVIVSAMIITGVDGLALTPVVFELVSAISSTGLSMGITTSLSDISIIIVIMIMFFGRIGGISFIVSLHNNYASNRSQLPEEKIML is encoded by the coding sequence ATGAAGATATTTAGAAAAAATGAAAACGATGACACTCCCTTTCCCCATTTGTTCGGACACAGTATACTGAGAAAGCTGTCATTCTCTCAGTTCCTTATGTTCGGGTATTCTCTGGTGATACTTATCGGTGCAGCACTGCTGTGCCTGCCGGTAAGCAGCACGGAAAGAGTATACACCCCACTGCACCACTGCATTTTTACTACCACATCTGCACTCAGCGGCACAGGACTGACACTCCATGATACATACACCTACTGGTCACTTTTCGGGCAGATAGTGATACTCATAATAATCCAGATCGGCGGCGTAGGTTTCATGAGCATCGGACTTTTCGCTCTGAGCTTCATGGGAAAGAAGATAGGTCTTAAACAGCGTGCGACCATGAGAGAATCAATAGGAAGCGTATCATCGGGCGGCGTAGTGAAGATGTCCAGATTCATACTGAAAGGTACGGTATTGTTTGAATCACTGGGTACGGCAGCGCTCTGCTTCTGGTTCGTACCACGGCTCGGCTGGGCTAAGGGTATATATTTCTCCCTTTTCCATTCCATATCAGCTTTCTGCACTGCAGGACTTGACCTTATGGGATACTTTGAACCCGGAAGCTCACTGGTAACAGCCAATGACAGTGTCTTGCTGAATCTGCCTATCATAATACTGCTGGTAGTGGGCGGCATAGGATTTTTCACGTGGTCGGATATCGTTGACCACAAACATCACATAAAAAAATACTCTGCACAGACCAAAATAATACTTGTCGTGACAATAGTATTCTATGTATTCGGTATGCTGGATATGGCTCTGCTTGAGTGGAAAAACAGCGGCACTATGGGAGAATTGGGTACAGGCGGCAAGATCATAGCTTCATCCATGCTGGTAACATCCGGCCGTGATGCGGGTTTTGCATCTGTTACAGTGGCAAATCTCAGACAGACTTCCATAATGCTGCTTATATGCTTCATGTTCGTGGGAGGTTCTCCGGGATCTACCGCCTGCGGTATAAAAGTCACCACATTCGCGGTAATGATGATGACAATATCCACTGTATTCAGGAAGAAAAAAAGCGTGGAATTTTTTGGCAGACGTGTAGACGATACCACGGTGCGAAACGCCTGCTGCATAACTACCCTTTACCTGGTACTTGTCATAGTATCAGCCATGATAATAACGGGCGTTGACGGACTTGCGCTTACCCCTGTGGTATTCGAGCTGGTGAGCGCCATAAGTTCTACAGGACTTTCCATGGGGATAACCACTTCCCTTTCGGATATAAGTATTATAATAGTCATAATGATAATGTTCTTCGGGCGTATAGGCGGCATATCGTTTATAGTATCCCTGCACAACAACTATGCATCGAACAGGAGCCAGCTGCCTGAGGAGAAGATAATGCTGTAA
- a CDS encoding sensor domain-containing diguanylate cyclase has product MILMFWKHWIITEDNMNKTITETGELKSTGSFIRMMIVYFTVCLLGLAVMITAINSLMREHDKKLTGQICDLVAEKMNNSIKYMTTSAQNMSAMLTAQKHSDIQLLYNEFSDLKGDGYISMGLIDSRDKVYATDTELDEFRKWRLLEIARKADPVSISSPYRSGFSGEPVITLFAEFRYGKEEKGCLFLTYPLKEIQNMASTETLADDTEIWLMDSESDNVIQCAGKNKYAIGSWANAMLIFDSKIEKKDVVAFEKWKESMHNDERATGVVYRIGDVTYSQVYADINFMHGWNVVVRMPSSAMSSAMERFRSIVILYIVLLLLATIVMFLLTHRRDVADREILKNLSIHDPLTDVMNRRALDVAANNYFQRMLRPECAVLFIDVDYFKQVNDRYGHDAGDKVLKEFAALLKDLFGDIGLISRYGGDEFLVFIKNADKQKIEEKLAELTLRAHEIRPITRREDDYYSLSCSCGGAMCSDNAKNFEQLKACADAALYEVKDHGRDGYGWYESSGSR; this is encoded by the coding sequence ATGATCCTGATGTTCTGGAAGCACTGGATCATAACCGAGGATAATATGAATAAAACGATCACGGAGACAGGTGAACTTAAAAGCACAGGTTCTTTTATCAGGATGATGATCGTATACTTTACAGTATGTCTTTTGGGACTGGCTGTGATGATAACTGCTATCAATTCACTGATGAGGGAGCATGATAAAAAGCTCACAGGACAGATCTGCGACCTGGTCGCAGAAAAGATGAACAATTCAATAAAATATATGACGACCTCAGCGCAGAATATGTCTGCCATGCTGACAGCGCAGAAGCACAGTGATATACAGCTGCTTTATAACGAGTTCAGCGATCTTAAGGGTGACGGATATATAAGTATGGGACTTATTGACAGCAGGGACAAGGTGTATGCCACAGATACCGAGCTTGATGAGTTCAGGAAATGGAGACTTCTCGAGATCGCCCGCAAGGCCGATCCTGTGTCCATATCCTCACCTTACCGTTCGGGATTTTCAGGTGAACCTGTCATAACGCTGTTTGCCGAATTCAGATACGGCAAAGAAGAGAAAGGCTGCCTGTTCCTGACATATCCGCTGAAAGAGATACAGAATATGGCATCTACCGAAACTCTTGCGGATGATACGGAGATATGGCTGATGGATTCGGAGTCCGATAATGTTATACAGTGTGCAGGAAAAAACAAGTACGCTATAGGCAGCTGGGCAAATGCCATGCTTATCTTTGACAGCAAGATCGAGAAAAAAGATGTTGTTGCATTTGAAAAATGGAAGGAATCCATGCACAATGATGAAAGGGCTACGGGTGTGGTATACAGGATAGGAGATGTCACCTATTCACAGGTATATGCAGATATAAATTTCATGCATGGCTGGAACGTAGTTGTAAGGATGCCGAGCAGTGCTATGTCATCTGCGATGGAGCGTTTCAGGAGTATAGTGATACTGTATATAGTACTTCTTCTGTTAGCTACTATTGTAATGTTCCTGCTTACCCACAGACGTGATGTGGCAGACAGAGAGATACTCAAAAATCTTTCCATACATGATCCCCTTACGGATGTAATGAACAGACGTGCTCTGGATGTTGCGGCAAATAATTATTTCCAGCGTATGCTCAGACCAGAATGTGCAGTGCTGTTCATAGATGTTGATTACTTCAAGCAGGTAAATGACCGTTACGGACATGATGCAGGTGACAAGGTGCTCAAGGAGTTTGCTGCACTGCTGAAAGATCTGTTCGGTGATATCGGACTTATATCGCGGTACGGCGGTGATGAGTTCCTTGTGTTCATAAAGAATGCGGATAAGCAGAAGATAGAAGAAAAGCTTGCAGAACTGACATTAAGGGCGCATGAGATCCGTCCTATCACCCGAAGGGAAGATGATTATTACAGTTTGAGCTGCAGCTGCGGCGGTGCTATGTGCTCGGATAATGCAAAGAACTTTGAACAGCTCAAAGCCTGCGCGGATGCCGCACTATATGAAGTCAAGGATCATGGCAGAGACGGCTATGGCTGGTATGAGAGCTCGGGCAGCAGATAA
- a CDS encoding response regulator transcription factor: MAKILAVDDEAKIRTIIREYAEFEGYEVAEAADGMEAVEMVKNDDFDIIVMDIMMPRLDGYSACKEIQKIKKIPVIMLSARGEEYDKLFGFEIGIDDYMVKPFSPKELMARVRAVLNRAKASGNTEDIIKYQGLEINFTAREVKIDGEKVSMTPKEYDLLFYLVRNMNIALSREKLLEEVWGFDFYGDDRTIDTHIKMLRNSLGPYRNLIVTLRGMGYKFEKIQ, encoded by the coding sequence ATGGCAAAGATACTGGCAGTGGACGATGAGGCGAAGATACGCACTATCATCAGGGAATATGCTGAGTTTGAGGGCTACGAGGTAGCTGAAGCGGCAGACGGCATGGAGGCTGTTGAAATGGTCAAGAACGACGATTTCGATATCATCGTAATGGATATCATGATGCCCAGACTCGATGGATATTCTGCCTGCAAGGAGATACAGAAGATCAAGAAGATACCCGTGATAATGCTTTCAGCAAGGGGAGAGGAATACGATAAGCTTTTCGGCTTTGAGATAGGTATAGACGATTATATGGTCAAGCCCTTTTCACCAAAGGAGCTCATGGCGAGAGTAAGGGCTGTTCTCAACCGCGCAAAGGCTTCGGGCAATACCGAGGATATCATAAAGTATCAGGGTCTGGAGATAAACTTTACCGCAAGGGAAGTAAAGATCGACGGTGAAAAGGTATCCATGACACCAAAGGAGTACGATCTGCTGTTCTATCTTGTGAGAAATATGAATATCGCTCTTTCAAGAGAGAAGCTGCTGGAAGAAGTTTGGGGCTTTGATTTCTACGGTGATGACAGAACGATAGATACTCACATAAAGATGCTGCGAAACTCTCTGGGACCGTACCGCAACCTTATAGTCACCCTCAGAGGAATGGGGTATAAGTTTGAAAAGATCCAGTAA